Below is a genomic region from Candidatus Chlorobium masyuteum.
TCCGGGCGCTGGAGCAGCTTGATGATGCAGCATTCAGGAGGCAGTTGGCCAAAGCCGGTTTTGGCAGGGGTGAGGGTTTTTCAAGAGAGGAGGTGATTCAGCGGATCAGTGAGATGGCTGAAGCGGAGTGCCTCAAAAACCGGGATGAAACCGGCAGTATTGGTGAAAAAGAGTGTGTCATCGACGGTTTTTCGCTTGACAGCGAGAGTTTTGATCTCTATATCCAGCGAAGCATGAGCAGTACAGAGAGTGAAGGCGATGACGGCTTTTGTGTTGAGCTTGACAGTGAAGCCCTTTCAAAGCGAACCGGCACGATGCCATCGGATTTTTCGCATGACCCCAAGGCGGTTTTTTCAAAGCTGAAAAAACCGGGTACGAACGCATGAAGCGGCAGGAACGGGAGCCGCTCAGCAAGGAAAAACTGCGCAAATATACAAGACTCCATCAGAAAAAACAGCGGGAGCGGGAGGGGCTTTTTCTTGCAGAAGGGCTTCGCACCGTCACCGAACTCTGCCGGAACCTTCCGGATGAAGAGATGCTTGTTGCCCTTCTGATTCGTGAAACGCAGCCGGATGATATTGAATTTACTCAAGTCTTCCGGGGGAAAGTTTTTTCGATAAGTGACAGAGAGTGTTCACAACTTGCCCAGACCACAACTCCTCAGGGTGTGTTCGGTGTTTTTCGACAGCTGCCCGATCCGGAGCCCTTCGGTGAAGGAAAAAAGGGAGCCTCCTTTATTGTTGTGCTTGATGATGTTCAGGATCCCGGCAATGTGGGAACCATACTCAGAACAGCGGTCTGGTTCGGAGCTGACGGCGTGATCTGCAGTGGAGGAACCGTTGACCGGTACAACGCAAAAACCGTTCGTTCTTCAGCCGGAAGCATTTATGCCATACCTCATTACAGGGTTGAACATGTGGCCGATGAACTCAATCGGCTTAAGGCGCTTGGTTATTGTATTATTTCCGCTTCGCTTGAGGGAAAGGATTTCAGGGAGTTCAGCGCCCGGCCTGAAAAACAGGTGCTGGTTATCGGCAATGAAGCCAACGGGGTGAGTGAGCAGGTTCAGGCACTTTCCGACAGGCTTGTACGGATACCGCATGCAGGAAAAAAGGCGCGGGTTGAATCGCTTAACGCTTCGGTCTCCGCGGCCATATTAATAGAGCGGATGCTGCTTGATTAATGTATATCAAACGAGCAGAACCGGATAGTCAATTTCACGGACCAGCTCATGCACGCTCTCCTTTGGGAGCTTCATCCGGTCGCTGAGGATGAGCAGTCCGGAAGCTGCCATGCGGATGTAGCGCACAACTGTTTTTCCGTTTTTGAGCGGCAGATGATGGTACTCCACAGCAGTATTGGTGAGTACTCTCTCTTGTTTGAGTGCCCTCTCCATTTCAAGGCTCTCTTCATAGCTCTCTGCGAGCAGAAGCAGATGGAGCGTGTTGCCGGGGTTTTTAAGGCTGATTGCTGTCGAGAGTGCGAGATGAGCCCCTTCCGATCCGTCATAGAGTACGAGCAGAGATCCTTCGCTTGCCGAGAAGCCGGGCCTCATGAGCAGGAGTGGCTTTTTCCCCTCGGCAAGGGCTCTTCTTGCTGTTGAACCCAGCCCTTTGCGGCATGAGGGCGAACGTCCGCTGCGGCCAAGCACAAGGAGATCCTCATCAGGCGCAGCGGCGATTACCTCTGCGGGCACCACTCCCCGGCAAACCCTGAATGAGTACTCCACGTTGCACTCTCCTGCGACACGCTGCAGGGAACTCTCAGCCTCTCTTGCCTGTAGTTTTACTGAACGCTCCAGCTGAACGGTGTCGATTTTTTCCGGTTCGGCCGTGTACATGCGGATTTCATGGCTGAAGGGTAGATCGGCCATCCGGAACAGATTGATATCTTCGACAAAAATACCGGTAAGATCCGCCTGCATCAGACGGGCAAGTTCTGCTGCGGCGTTGAGCGATGCGTTGCTGTGCGCCGAACAGTCGAGGGCTACGGTGATATGGCGGAAGCGTATAGTATGCTCTTTCGATGGTATCAGGAGTTTCATTGTTGTTCCTGTGCATGGTTAATCTTCGTCTTCACTTGACGATGCTGTGAATTTTCTGATTTTTTCTGCCATCTCCTTCAGCTTCGCTACAACCATGCCATTGACGGTACCGGGGGGGTAGTTTCCGGATTTATCCAATACGCCAGCCGGAACGCCGGTCAGCAACTCGATGCCTTCATCAATATGGGTCACCGGATAGATGGAGAAACGCCCTTTTTTTGCTGCATTGACCACATCGCTTCGGAGCATGAGGTTGTCAACATTTGAAGCTGGTATCAGTACACCCTGTTTTCCACTCAGTCCTCTTGCGTTGCAGAGATCGAAAAACCCTTCAATTTTTTCGTTGACTCCGCCGATTGCCTGAACCTGACCGAACTGGTTTACCGATCCGGTTACCGCAAACCACTGCCGGATGGGTACTCCCGAGAGGGCCGAAAGCAGTGCATACAGCTCGGCTGACGATGCACTGTCGCCATCCACTCCGCTGTATGACTGCTCGAACACAAGGGATGCGGAGAGTGAGAGCGGCTGATCGATGGCGAATCTTGCCCCGAGAAAGCCTGAGAGGATCAGGACTCCTTTTGAGTGGATCGGTCCGCCCATCTCTACTTCCCGTTCAATATCAATAACCTCTCC
It encodes:
- a CDS encoding TrmH family RNA methyltransferase — protein: MKRQEREPLSKEKLRKYTRLHQKKQREREGLFLAEGLRTVTELCRNLPDEEMLVALLIRETQPDDIEFTQVFRGKVFSISDRECSQLAQTTTPQGVFGVFRQLPDPEPFGEGKKGASFIVVLDDVQDPGNVGTILRTAVWFGADGVICSGGTVDRYNAKTVRSSAGSIYAIPHYRVEHVADELNRLKALGYCIISASLEGKDFREFSARPEKQVLVIGNEANGVSEQVQALSDRLVRIPHAGKKARVESLNASVSAAILIERMLLD
- a CDS encoding universal stress protein, giving the protein MKLLIPSKEHTIRFRHITVALDCSAHSNASLNAAAELARLMQADLTGIFVEDINLFRMADLPFSHEIRMYTAEPEKIDTVQLERSVKLQAREAESSLQRVAGECNVEYSFRVCRGVVPAEVIAAAPDEDLLVLGRSGRSPSCRKGLGSTARRALAEGKKPLLLMRPGFSASEGSLLVLYDGSEGAHLALSTAISLKNPGNTLHLLLLAESYEESLEMERALKQERVLTNTAVEYHHLPLKNGKTVVRYIRMAASGLLILSDRMKLPKESVHELVREIDYPVLLV